Proteins encoded by one window of Primulina huaijiensis isolate GDHJ02 chromosome 1, ASM1229523v2, whole genome shotgun sequence:
- the LOC140972914 gene encoding uncharacterized protein produces MEMERVSTNLLYGGRRYWRTKGYMRLNSHSRRKRKMRRVLKLGSGAADGSTSCLRFWRIKLRPPVELKLRFSPKKFILRMRDAYVDMMLRIASTRVIGSGFGRLPIKEYDEGMIAEMYRSIVAAQGQLVPPRCGVDRRG; encoded by the coding sequence ATGGAGATGGAAAGGGTTTCGACAAATTTACTCTACGGCGGAAGAAGGTATTGGCGGACGAAGGGGTACATGCGGTTGAATTCCCATTCCCGACGGAAGAGAAAGATGAGGCGAGTGCTGAAGCTTGGTTCTGGTGCTGCCGATGGATCTACCAGTTGCTTGAGATTCTGGAGGATCAAGCTGAGGCCGCCGGTGGAGCTGAAACTCCGCTTCTCGCCTAAGAAATTTATACTCCGGATGCGAGACGCTTATGTGGATATGATGCTGAGAATCGCTAGCACGCGGGTGATAGGGAGCGGGTTCGGAAGATTGCCGATTAAGGAGTACGACGAAGGGATGATAGCGGAGATGTACAGATCCATTGTTGCGGCGCAAGGGCAGTTGGTGCCTCCCAGATGCGGTGTGGATCGCAGAGGGTAA
- the LOC140989203 gene encoding protein DEHYDRATION-INDUCED 19 homolog 4-like → MGDRFFGGSSYSNRCADDYNEGGEETEGEYEDEEVNYIDNGEKSEELACPFCVEDFDVLGLCCHIDADHRLEVKPGICPFCATRVGINMASHVITQHESILKALCNKKNCSSRSRSTILLFRKELQERHLRNIKKSSLVDSSSKAAADFMLLSFVNSPQPAYRPRTIESASSTEASSSRQSSIVDSLERIQPALSTEGRKEMARSEFVQELVLSSIFYDLLRHRSL, encoded by the exons ATGGGCGATCGGTTTTTCGGGGGTTCCTCTTATTCCAATCGCTGCGCGG ATGATTACAATGAGGGGGGAGAGGAAACGGAGGGGGAGTACGAGGACGAAGAAGTCAACTACATCGATAACGGGGAGAAATCGGAGGAATTGGCTTGCCCGTTTTGTGTCGAGGATTTTGATGTCCTCGGATTGTGCTGCCACATTGATGCCGACCATCGTCTTGAGGTTAAACCCGGG ATTTGTCCTTTTTGTGCTACAAGGGTGGGAATAAACATGGCTTCACACGTAATCACGCAGCATGagagtattttaaaa GCCCTCTGCAACAAGAAGAACTGTAGTTCTCGCTCCAGATCAACAATTCTTTTATTCAGAAAAGAGCTGCAGGAGAGGCATTTACGAAACATTAAGAAGTCCTCTTTGGTTGATTCTTCTTCTAAGGCAGCAGCTGATTTCATGCTTTTGTCATTTGTGAACAGTCCACAACCTGCTTACAGACCTAGAACCATTGAATCTGCTTCCTCAACTGAGGCAAGCTCATCAAGGCAAAGTTCAATTGTTGATTCTTTGGAGAG AATACAACCAGCTCTGTCGACTGAGGGAAGAAAGGAGATGGCTAGGAGTGAATTTGTACAAGAATTAGTGTTATCCTCCATTTTTTATGACTTATTACGGCATAGGAGCCTGTAA
- the LOC140972923 gene encoding uncharacterized protein, whose product MSSRRNSASSSRHDGNQQLQVAKESAAEAEITSSGRTSDSIPSVSSHSVSKVTNLDRLLESFSPLVPSRFFSEAISSGSEALDADSHPFFCLEDLWESLEERSVYGAGVPLVLNGKDQIVQYYVPYLSGIQLYKDPSKPSSQLSSSSPQSPFFQYLEYEKPYDRQPLTDKILDLASQFPELNKCRSCDLLETSWLSIAWYPICRIPIGPAIEASFLSFYSLSTRSTGKFPPQFSAANARARYDPTDKKFSLPVFGILSSKLWDSNLNLVEQHEIEHQNSLVQAVDNWVGYLKVPLLDYHYFRPRHYSYRITGFWTRDNPN is encoded by the exons ATGTCAAGCAGAAGGAACTCGGCTTCGTCCTCCAGACATGACGGCAATCAGCAATTGCAGGTTGCGAAGGAATCAGCTGCTGAGGCAGAGATCACGTCCAGCGGGAGAACCAGTGATTCTATACCATCTGTTTCCTCTCATTCTGTAAGCAAAGTTACGAACTTGGATCGTTTGTTGGAATCCTTTTCTCCACTCGTTCCATCTCGATTTTTCTCGGAG GCGATTTCAAGTGGATCAGAAGCACTTGATGCAGATTCTCATCCCTTCTTTTGCCTCGAAGATCTATGGGAGTCGTTGGAAGAACGTAGCGTATACGGAGCCGGAGTACCTTTGGTTCTGAACGGAAAAGACCAGATTGTACAATACTATGTTCCGTATCTATCGGGCATACAATTGTACAAGGATCCGTCAAAGCCCTCTTCTCAACTCAG TTCGTCGTCCCCCCAATCACCGTTCTTTCAATACTTGGAATACGAAAAACCGTATGACCGCCAACCTTTAACCGATAAG ATATTGGATCTTGCCTCCCAATTTCCGGAGCTGAACAAATGTAGGAGCTGCGATCTTCTTGAAACCAGCTGGCTTAGTATAGCATG GTATCCGATTTGTAGAATACCCATCGGCCCAGCAATTGAAGCGTCTTTTCTATCGTTCTATTCATTATCAACACGGTCGACAG GAAAATTTCCACCACAATTTTCTGCTGCAAATGCAAGAGCAAGGTACGACCCAACCGATAAGAAGTTTTCATTGCCCGTTTTCGGTATTCTTTCGTCTAAGCTATGGGATTCGAACCTGAATCTGGTTGAACAGCATGAAATCGAGCACCAGAACTCTCTAGTGCAAGCTGTGGATAACTGGGTTGGATACCTGAAAGTTCCTCTGCTCGACTACCATTATTTCCGACCTAGACACTACTCTTATCGGATAACTGGGTTTTGGACTAGAGATAATCCAAATTAA
- the LOC140968804 gene encoding GATA transcription factor 15-like, with amino-acid sequence MDLKEDVKQDSDERNSDRCLVKCCSGCRTTRTPLWRGGPEGPKSLCNACGIKYNKKRRQLMGLDIGRSTHKKKKRTAVNRGNGVREILKMRFMASGSEVVLRRSGKLLSTLREEEQAALLLMALSYGSVYA; translated from the exons ATGGATCTGAAAGAGGACGTG AAGCAAGATTCCGATGAGCGAAATAGCGACAGGTGTTTGGTGAAATGCTGCAGCGGCTGTCGCACTACCAGAACTCCCCTATGGAGAGGCGGCCCAGAGGGACCCAAG TCTCTATGTAATGCTTGTGGGATCAAATACAATAAGAAGAGGCGACAGCTGATGGGTTTGGATATTGGAAGAAGTACCCACAAGAAGAAGAAGCGAACCGCTGTAAATCGTGGTAACGGGGTCAGAGAGATTTTGAAAATGCGATTTATGGCTTCGGGAAGTGAAGTCGTGTTACGGAGGTCGGGGAAGCTGTTGAGCACGTTGAGGGAGGAAGAGCAAGCGGCTCTACTGTTGATGGCTCTTTCTTACGGATCTGTTTATGCTTAG